In Rhodococcus qingshengii JCM 15477, the sequence GGCGACTGCGAAGAGCAGGATCGCATTGGCCAGTGCCGCAAACACTTCCGTGCGGTACATGCCGAAAGTACGGTCGGGGCGCCGGGCGGCACGCTGTGCGACGAGGATCGCGGCGAGCGCCATGAAGATGCCGAAGATGTCTGTGAACACGTGCGCCGAGTCCGAGAGCAGGGCCAGTGACGAGGTGAAGAGGCCGACCGTCACCTGCAGCACGAAGGTCACCAACCCGAGGCCGGCGGCGATCCACAGTTTGTTGACATGCTTGCCGCTGTTGCTGGTCGCAGCCTCGGCGGGGGAGATTCCGTGCCCGTGTCCGTGTGACATCGAAGGTCCTTTCGTCGACGCCAGCCTAGACACATATGCATATATGCGCAATAGTGCATGTCTTAAAAACTATGCAACATAGTTGTAAGGTGGCGGCGTAGACCTTCATTTGTCATCGACGCGAGGACCGAGAAGTGGGAAGACATCGAAAATCCGAGCCGATCAGACCCGGCGGGCGCATGGCCGCGGTTTCCGTGGCGACGGGTGCAATCCTCGCGTCCGGCACTTCCATCGGGCACGCGTCGCCGCCGTCGGTCGTAGTCGAGGATGCATCTGCGGTGTCGGCGCCGGAGATCCTCGACCTTGTCCGGTCGACGGATCTTGCCGGAATAGCCGAACAACTCGGCAAGACGCGACAACTCGAATCCGAGCGAGCGGCGCTGGTGTACGAGGCCGAAAAGCCACAGGTGATGGCCCCCGTCAGCGGGACGATGACGTCCAACTTCGGTCCACGGTGGGGAACCACCCACTACGGTCTCGACATCGCGAACGCGATCGGAACGCCCATCGTGTCGGCGACCGACGGTGTTGTGCTCGAATCCGGTCCCGCCGCGGGATTCGGGCTCTGGGTCCGCATCCAGCAGGACGACGGGACCGTCGGCGTCTACGGACACATCAACGAGGCGCTCGTGGTTGCGGGTCAGAAGGTGCGGGCGGGTGAGCTGATCGCGACCGTGGGCAATCGTGGACAATCGACAGGACCACACCTGCACTACGAGGTGTGGCAACCTGACGGACAGAAGACCGATCCGCTCGCGTACCTGAATTCCCGGGGCGTGTCGTTCGGGGAGATGACCACGGGCGACTGAAGTTCTGTCACGACGCGATGGAGGAGCAATGCAGGGGCTTGGCGGACTCGAAGCCGAGGTCATGGATGTGCTCTGGCAGTCCGACGACGCGCTCTCGGTCAAGGATCTGGTCGAGACCCTGGGTGAGCGTCGACAACTTGCGTACACCACCATCCTGACCGTCGTGACGCATCTCTTCGACAAGGGCTGGGTGAGTCGTGAGAAGAAGAGTCGCGCCTACTTCTATCGGCCGAGTCGCAGCCGTGAAGAGGCCACATCCAGAGCACTGCGCGAATTGTTGGACAGCAGTTCCGATTCCGCTGCCGTGCTGTTGCACTTCGCCAAGACCATGACAGATGCCGAGAACGAGGCCCTGCGCCGGGGTCTTTCCGGGGAAGGTGTGCAATGACATTGGCGTTGCCGATGTTTCTCGGTGCGATGCTCGTGGGATTCCTGGTTCCGAGAGTGTTGCGAGCCGTTTCCTCGGCGTTGTCACCGGCGGTGCTGCTCGCGGCGTGGCTCGGCAGCATGGCGTCGGCTCTGTATCTCGCTCTCTCCGCGGTCTTGGTTCTGGTGTGGCCGAGCCACGCGCCGGTCGAGGGGCTGGT encodes:
- a CDS encoding M23 family metallopeptidase, which gives rise to MAAVSVATGAILASGTSIGHASPPSVVVEDASAVSAPEILDLVRSTDLAGIAEQLGKTRQLESERAALVYEAEKPQVMAPVSGTMTSNFGPRWGTTHYGLDIANAIGTPIVSATDGVVLESGPAAGFGLWVRIQQDDGTVGVYGHINEALVVAGQKVRAGELIATVGNRGQSTGPHLHYEVWQPDGQKTDPLAYLNSRGVSFGEMTTGD
- a CDS encoding BlaI/MecI/CopY family transcriptional regulator, whose protein sequence is MQGLGGLEAEVMDVLWQSDDALSVKDLVETLGERRQLAYTTILTVVTHLFDKGWVSREKKSRAYFYRPSRSREEATSRALRELLDSSSDSAAVLLHFAKTMTDAENEALRRGLSGEGVQ